A window from Chryseobacterium vaccae encodes these proteins:
- the uvrA gene encoding excinuclease ABC subunit UvrA, translating to MSKSTEYIEVYGAREHNLKNINVKIPRNELVVITGLSGSGKSSLAFDTIFAEGQRRYIETFSAYARQFLGGLERPDVDKIEGLSPVIAIEQKTTNKNPRSTVGTVTELYDFLRLLYARVSDAYSLSTGKKLVSYTEEQILETIKENYKGEKIMLLAPVVRSRKGHYHELFVQMAKKGYGQARIDGELQDIEYDLKLDRYKTHDIDIVIDRWIIGENASEGRMEKSLRTAMEMGEGIIGIQKLGSTDIEYFSKNLMDAETGHSLALPEPNTFSFNSPKGSCPDCKGLGMIKKINTDYFVENPKLSINQGGLLPLEDIKSNKWILSQIKNILEIFGLSMTTPMQDIPEEALDYIYNGCHKEFNKDLKYAGITKKIKISFDGLISFMEEIIEERESYEAVLLERHFTTEEICPECHGTRLQPSSLSFKIDGKNIAEVNALSLADLKDWLADVKDKFSEKNKIIAHEILKEIETRLQFLLDVGLDYLSLSRSSKTLSGGESQRIRLATQIGSQLVNVLYILDEPSIGLHQRDNERLISSLKNLRDIGNSVLVVEHDKDMILEADEVLDIGPRAGKFGGEILWQGKPKDLLKADTITAQYINGKRKIEIPAERRAGSGKNIVLKGATGNNLKNVTLDVPLGKLVVVTGISGSGKSSLINGTLYPILNKHFYRAVQEPLPYKKIEGLENIDKIVDVDQTPIGRTPRSNPATYTGMFTDIRNLFAELPESKIRGYKPGRFSFNVKGGRCETCQGGGLKVIEMNFLPDVYVHCETCNGKRFNRETLEVRYKGKSISDVLDMTIDEAVEFFQPIPKIFAKVKTLQDVGLGYITLGQQSTTLSGGEAQRIKLATELSKRQTGNTLYILDEPTTGLHFEDVKILMDAINQLVELGNSFIIIEHNMDVIKLADHIIDVGPEGGKHGGQIVAQGTPEEIVKSKKSLTGKFLKREL from the coding sequence ATGAGTAAATCAACAGAATATATAGAAGTTTACGGAGCACGTGAACACAATCTGAAAAATATTAATGTCAAAATTCCGCGAAATGAACTGGTTGTTATTACCGGGCTTTCCGGAAGCGGAAAATCTTCATTGGCTTTTGATACCATCTTTGCAGAAGGGCAGCGCCGTTATATCGAAACATTTTCGGCTTATGCACGACAGTTCTTGGGCGGGCTGGAAAGACCTGATGTAGATAAAATTGAAGGACTTTCTCCCGTGATTGCCATTGAACAGAAAACCACCAATAAAAATCCACGTTCAACAGTAGGAACAGTTACCGAGCTTTATGATTTCCTGCGTCTTTTGTATGCGAGAGTTTCTGATGCTTATTCCTTATCCACAGGAAAAAAACTGGTAAGCTATACGGAAGAACAGATTCTGGAAACAATCAAGGAAAACTATAAAGGTGAAAAAATAATGCTTCTGGCTCCTGTTGTACGTTCCCGAAAAGGACATTACCACGAACTTTTTGTTCAGATGGCCAAAAAAGGATACGGGCAGGCAAGAATTGACGGAGAATTACAGGATATAGAATACGACCTGAAACTGGATCGTTATAAAACCCACGATATTGATATTGTGATAGACCGTTGGATTATCGGTGAAAATGCCTCAGAAGGAAGGATGGAAAAATCACTCCGTACCGCGATGGAAATGGGTGAGGGGATTATCGGTATTCAGAAACTGGGAAGTACAGATATTGAATATTTTTCAAAAAACCTGATGGATGCTGAAACAGGACATTCACTGGCACTGCCGGAACCGAATACGTTCTCGTTCAATTCTCCGAAAGGAAGCTGCCCAGATTGTAAAGGACTGGGAATGATCAAAAAGATCAATACCGATTACTTTGTGGAAAATCCTAAGCTTTCCATTAATCAGGGAGGATTATTGCCGCTGGAAGATATTAAATCGAACAAATGGATCCTGTCACAGATTAAAAATATCCTTGAAATTTTTGGCTTAAGTATGACAACGCCTATGCAGGATATTCCTGAAGAAGCGCTGGATTATATCTATAACGGATGTCATAAGGAATTCAACAAAGATCTTAAATACGCAGGAATTACCAAGAAAATAAAGATCAGCTTTGATGGTTTGATTTCTTTTATGGAAGAGATCATTGAAGAAAGAGAATCTTATGAAGCCGTATTGTTAGAAAGACACTTCACGACAGAGGAAATATGTCCTGAATGCCATGGGACACGTCTTCAGCCTTCAAGTCTGAGTTTTAAAATAGATGGAAAAAATATTGCTGAGGTTAATGCTTTAAGCTTAGCAGATCTGAAAGACTGGCTGGCTGATGTAAAGGATAAGTTTTCAGAAAAAAATAAGATCATTGCCCACGAGATCTTAAAAGAAATAGAAACCCGCCTTCAGTTCCTTCTGGATGTAGGATTGGATTACCTGAGCTTAAGCAGAAGTTCTAAAACCCTTTCCGGTGGAGAATCCCAAAGGATCCGCCTTGCTACACAGATCGGTTCTCAGCTGGTTAACGTACTGTATATTCTGGATGAACCAAGTATCGGGCTGCACCAGAGAGATAATGAAAGATTGATCAGCTCACTGAAAAACCTTAGAGATATTGGAAACTCCGTGTTGGTGGTAGAACATGATAAAGATATGATCCTTGAAGCTGATGAGGTACTGGATATTGGTCCAAGGGCCGGAAAATTCGGAGGAGAAATACTTTGGCAGGGGAAACCGAAAGATTTGCTGAAGGCAGATACCATCACCGCACAGTATATCAATGGAAAAAGAAAAATAGAAATTCCCGCTGAAAGAAGAGCAGGAAGCGGAAAAAATATAGTATTAAAAGGAGCTACAGGAAATAACCTGAAAAATGTAACCCTGGATGTTCCTTTAGGCAAACTGGTGGTGGTAACCGGAATTTCAGGAAGCGGAAAATCCTCCCTGATTAACGGAACATTGTACCCGATTCTGAATAAACACTTCTACAGAGCTGTTCAGGAACCTCTTCCGTATAAAAAAATTGAAGGTCTTGAGAATATCGACAAAATTGTAGATGTAGACCAGACGCCGATCGGAAGAACACCACGTTCAAATCCTGCAACCTACACAGGAATGTTCACCGATATCAGAAACCTTTTTGCTGAGCTTCCGGAAAGTAAGATCCGTGGCTATAAGCCGGGAAGGTTCTCTTTCAACGTGAAAGGCGGAAGATGTGAAACATGCCAGGGGGGCGGACTTAAAGTCATTGAAATGAATTTCCTTCCGGATGTGTATGTACACTGTGAAACCTGCAACGGAAAACGTTTCAACAGAGAAACTCTCGAAGTTCGTTACAAAGGAAAATCAATTTCTGATGTTCTGGATATGACTATTGATGAAGCTGTAGAATTCTTCCAGCCAATTCCTAAGATCTTTGCTAAAGTAAAGACTCTTCAGGATGTTGGTTTAGGATACATTACGCTGGGACAGCAGTCTACAACGCTTTCAGGAGGAGAAGCACAGCGTATCAAGCTGGCTACCGAACTCTCCAAAAGACAGACCGGAAATACGTTATACATTCTTGATGAACCTACAACCGGACTTCATTTTGAAGATGTAAAGATCCTGATGGATGCTATTAATCAATTGGTGGAATTAGGAA
- a CDS encoding S1C family serine protease yields MKNKILLLLFLLYSFIVSAQHAENITELTKWTDESIRAAMSSRKFDPIEGIYKSYQRDGMPHYKIGIIKDGSVYKAIILETEVPGWKTGEVKAVFEPGAVKGMYSTKWYMSDKTPYETFSNVDMESETLLSIELKDTKTLRKRLDYFIKTYPVAGNETIFKKDNSIASGSGFFLTTTGIIATNAHVVADASDIEVTVNYKSGVSTYKAQLLIADSPNDVALLKITDSKFKNLETIPYSIEQTQEVGSRVFTLGYPLNDIMGSNYKVTDGIISATSGIADDERYYQISVPLQPGNSGGPLFNRDGNIVGITTAKLKAAGTKTENVNYALKSFYLLNLYRKISKKEAVLSTSKLSTSELQDQVKVLKNYVCLIKVY; encoded by the coding sequence ATGAAAAATAAGATTCTATTGTTATTGTTCCTGCTTTATTCGTTTATAGTATCAGCTCAGCATGCAGAGAACATAACAGAACTTACGAAATGGACAGACGAATCCATCAGAGCTGCGATGTCATCCCGAAAGTTCGACCCAATAGAAGGTATTTATAAAAGCTATCAGCGGGATGGTATGCCACATTACAAAATAGGAATTATAAAAGATGGTTCTGTATATAAAGCCATTATTCTTGAAACCGAAGTACCCGGATGGAAAACCGGAGAGGTTAAAGCTGTATTTGAACCCGGTGCTGTAAAGGGAATGTATTCTACTAAATGGTATATGAGTGATAAAACACCCTACGAAACCTTTTCGAATGTAGATATGGAAAGCGAAACTTTACTTTCAATAGAACTAAAAGACACCAAAACGCTGCGCAAACGCCTCGATTATTTTATTAAAACATACCCTGTTGCCGGAAACGAAACTATTTTTAAAAAAGATAATTCAATAGCATCGGGTAGTGGATTTTTTTTAACCACAACTGGGATTATTGCCACCAACGCCCATGTTGTAGCAGATGCGTCTGATATTGAAGTTACGGTAAACTATAAATCCGGGGTATCTACTTATAAAGCCCAACTATTAATCGCTGATTCACCTAATGATGTTGCATTGCTGAAGATAACAGACAGTAAATTTAAAAACCTGGAAACTATTCCATACAGCATTGAACAGACCCAGGAGGTCGGCTCAAGGGTTTTTACGCTGGGGTATCCTTTAAATGATATCATGGGAAGTAATTATAAAGTTACTGACGGTATTATCAGTGCCACATCCGGTATTGCCGATGATGAGCGTTATTATCAGATTTCCGTTCCGCTACAGCCAGGAAATAGTGGTGGTCCGCTCTTTAATAGAGATGGTAATATAGTGGGGATAACAACCGCTAAATTAAAAGCTGCCGGAACCAAAACGGAGAATGTAAATTATGCTTTAAAATCTTTTTACTTACTCAATTTATATAGAAAAATTTCAAAAAAAGAGGCTGTTCTGTCTACTTCTAAACTTTCAACCAGTGAACTACAGGATCAGGTCAAAGTATTAAAAAATTACGTATGCCTGATCAAAGTATATTAA
- a CDS encoding LuxR family transcriptional regulator, producing the protein MKHPIKFIIILFLFFAGPDKVRSQSIMVDSLKSLLRNPGLKPEKKAMALSHLGRNIYETDLPSALNSANEALKLSRQFSDGQYSAFALATLTYLNVQRDSLVLAQKNIDSALIYTAKSTNRVVNGYVWLRKGWLEYTVNNTPKATASFFKALQLLEGQKAYAYESLVYHYLASIYADLKDPEKLKKYTHLSLKFANQSREPDIICNAYLATGSSFLQGFRKNPSEKKLLDSALLYNQKVLQLAQAQPRRIVNHINIAAAALNTANIYWEFFPKEYKDKAQNYINQALTIARKTRHEEVIANCYGILSEYALAEGNYAEAERLFLSGFSEVENSLGSSIGVKASMMKGLATVAEKSGDQIKALNYYKRYMQYEKEAYNAAKLSIAQKLEVRYEAEKKEKELATLQERATFNRKLNFISIGLIIAGFLTLVFIFRSYHFRLKSSIQQQKLRAEEAARLKAEQELLEERQDKLQKELLAGSLQMEQKNDLLQTMRDKLADQQENGMLKNQIERILKEDLRMDEDFEHAKASLTNIHPEFFNRLQQQANNKLTRLDLKHCTYILMGFSNKEIANRLGVDPKSIIMARYRIKQKLNLDKEASLDLLIQKLS; encoded by the coding sequence ATGAAGCATCCTATAAAGTTCATAATTATTCTGTTCCTGTTTTTCGCCGGACCTGATAAGGTTCGCTCACAATCTATCATGGTTGATTCTTTGAAAAGCCTGCTCCGAAACCCGGGACTGAAACCGGAGAAGAAAGCAATGGCTCTTTCTCATCTTGGCCGTAACATCTATGAAACAGATCTTCCATCTGCCTTGAACTCCGCCAATGAAGCACTGAAACTAAGTCGCCAATTTTCTGACGGCCAGTACAGCGCTTTCGCTCTGGCTACATTAACGTATCTGAATGTACAACGGGACAGTTTGGTGCTGGCTCAAAAAAATATTGACAGTGCTTTAATTTATACGGCAAAATCCACAAACAGAGTGGTCAACGGATATGTGTGGCTCCGAAAAGGATGGCTTGAATACACGGTTAATAACACTCCGAAAGCTACGGCCAGCTTTTTTAAAGCCCTGCAACTGCTTGAAGGCCAGAAAGCATATGCTTATGAGAGTCTTGTCTATCATTATTTAGCGAGTATTTATGCCGATTTAAAAGATCCTGAAAAATTGAAGAAATACACCCATCTGAGCCTGAAATTCGCTAACCAATCCCGGGAACCGGATATCATCTGCAATGCTTATCTGGCCACAGGGTCTTCATTTTTACAGGGTTTCAGAAAAAATCCCTCAGAAAAAAAACTGCTTGATTCTGCTCTTCTCTACAATCAGAAAGTGCTGCAGCTTGCACAGGCACAACCCAGAAGGATTGTTAACCATATCAACATAGCCGCTGCAGCTTTAAATACAGCCAATATTTATTGGGAGTTCTTTCCAAAAGAGTATAAAGACAAAGCTCAAAATTATATTAACCAGGCTTTAACCATTGCCCGAAAAACCAGGCATGAAGAAGTGATTGCGAATTGTTATGGAATCTTAAGCGAATATGCCCTGGCAGAGGGTAATTATGCAGAGGCAGAAAGACTGTTCCTGTCTGGATTTTCTGAGGTAGAAAACAGTCTGGGCAGCAGTATTGGGGTGAAAGCTTCCATGATGAAGGGGCTTGCAACCGTAGCTGAGAAAAGCGGTGATCAGATCAAAGCATTAAATTACTATAAGCGGTACATGCAGTACGAAAAGGAAGCCTACAATGCTGCAAAACTGTCTATAGCCCAAAAGCTTGAAGTACGATACGAAGCAGAAAAGAAAGAAAAAGAACTTGCAACGCTGCAGGAAAGGGCCACTTTTAACAGAAAACTTAATTTTATTTCTATCGGCCTGATCATAGCGGGTTTTCTTACCCTTGTATTCATTTTCCGTTCTTATCATTTCCGTTTAAAATCCTCTATTCAACAGCAGAAACTGCGTGCTGAGGAAGCCGCCCGCCTAAAGGCTGAGCAGGAACTGCTGGAGGAAAGACAGGATAAATTACAAAAAGAACTGCTGGCGGGCAGCTTACAGATGGAACAAAAAAATGATCTTTTACAAACGATGCGGGACAAATTAGCAGATCAGCAGGAAAACGGGATGCTCAAAAACCAGATAGAGCGCATATTAAAAGAAGATCTACGGATGGACGAAGATTTTGAGCATGCCAAAGCCAGCCTCACCAACATACACCCGGAATTTTTTAACCGATTGCAGCAACAAGCCAATAATAAGCTTACCCGGCTGGATTTGAAACACTGTACTTACATACTCATGGGGTTTTCCAATAAGGAAATTGCCAATCGTTTGGGTGTGGACCCTAAAAGCATTATCATGGCAAGGTACAGGATAAAACAAAAATTAAATCTCGACAAAGAAGCCAGCCTGGATCTTTTGATACAAAAACTAAGTTGA
- a CDS encoding DUF3829 domain-containing protein, with protein MKKIIVLAMALTFTSVTVISCKKDLSKLGKSVLDVGGTDNANAIIDFNNNFLDSYKSTSKHIDGILNYADAAVAKSKGENVLIMPIVLSSMDHSFSKIKEVPSGFDKDKAAIETDFNTYKAKKESIGKKFEELQSYMNSEDYKDDKGAKAEAIKKDLETEAQAFFTAGENIITKIKPATDAAEAVVLKDHPMKEYIISSKSVMSSLDAVLDVLDKQYAGKFDEAEAQKKYDEFAKAAEANAKLEFNVKDPQYSYKKSQFDQFNKNASGFLDNYRKLIRDSKASGKISDTDIQQIDSSYESVLNAYNSFVK; from the coding sequence ATGAAAAAGATTATCGTACTTGCCATGGCACTGACCTTCACCTCAGTCACTGTTATAAGCTGCAAGAAGGACCTCAGTAAACTGGGCAAATCAGTATTGGATGTGGGAGGTACAGACAATGCAAACGCTATTATTGATTTCAATAATAATTTTTTAGATTCCTATAAAAGCACATCCAAGCATATTGATGGAATTCTTAACTATGCTGATGCAGCTGTAGCCAAATCAAAAGGAGAAAATGTGCTGATAATGCCCATTGTATTAAGTTCAATGGATCACAGCTTTTCAAAAATCAAAGAAGTGCCTTCGGGTTTTGATAAGGATAAAGCAGCTATAGAAACTGATTTTAATACCTATAAAGCTAAAAAAGAGAGCATAGGGAAAAAATTTGAAGAATTGCAGTCTTATATGAATTCCGAAGACTATAAAGACGACAAAGGAGCGAAAGCTGAAGCGATAAAAAAGGATCTGGAGACAGAAGCACAGGCTTTTTTTACAGCTGGAGAAAACATTATAACCAAAATAAAACCGGCAACAGATGCAGCTGAAGCAGTCGTTCTTAAAGATCATCCAATGAAAGAATACATCATTTCTTCAAAAAGTGTGATGAGTTCACTGGATGCTGTTTTGGATGTTCTTGATAAGCAATACGCAGGAAAATTTGACGAAGCTGAAGCCCAGAAAAAATATGATGAATTTGCTAAAGCTGCAGAAGCCAATGCAAAACTGGAATTCAATGTTAAAGATCCACAGTATTCTTACAAAAAATCTCAGTTTGACCAATTTAATAAAAATGCATCCGGCTTTTTGGATAATTACAGAAAACTAATCCGGGATTCAAAAGCATCCGGGAAAATTTCAGACACTGATATCCAGCAGATTGATTCCTCTTATGAATCTGTATTGAATGCCTACAATTCATTTGTGAAATAA
- a CDS encoding type VI secretion system baseplate subunit TssF translates to MNLDQNIYSKESVKARMLQNATKVWGLKSPQSLDPFVKLLIDAFSTEVFKANNEIQTVNARILEKLAKLLTPSIYTHPIPAHAVAYTQPYESSEILLEHSEFFFRKQMTSTVKSESDKQLNIPFTPIGNVRINKAQTAVMFVGNTCYSVDDRLNKIPVARFQGRPEDYRKVTIGVDVSKYASENFPKYLSIFCSNPAFEHLDFVYKLLPYITVSSNGNPLFVREGLSYLSNNQQDGYEQMFREQSIRNKVIEDIKSIYRHKFIEITGISSSLFSEPGKLPQNLDFLAGKEEITKQIGDKRYLWLTFEFPPQFSAEILDNFSFVMNAFPVYNRGWKKTEYSLDIMGNNIPLVTDEGEHFLYVDEVQDGDGRKYTEIPFTPADDLKKGLYTVRKGGMERFTNRNAVDMIANVLELTRDEIAAFSLLNRDNVKGVLSEMSDKMKSMVQKVNNAKRSIRQELNYVIMEPVEKTDHTYASFWITHCTLANHMRSGTELSNQLKSQTVILLTETIGGSEEQKGTDSIQAYKYALTTRDKIISLEDVKNYCRMILKDELKEVRVRRGTMISNRPKEGFVRTVEVEIIPQNYSFYGRAYWENMANILRNQIIAKAIDGIEYVVKISNEDTDYQDM, encoded by the coding sequence ATGAACTTAGATCAAAATATATATTCCAAAGAATCTGTAAAGGCCAGGATGCTTCAGAATGCAACCAAAGTATGGGGGCTGAAAAGTCCGCAGTCTCTGGATCCTTTTGTAAAGCTTCTGATTGATGCATTCAGTACGGAAGTTTTTAAAGCTAATAATGAAATTCAGACCGTTAATGCCAGAATTCTTGAAAAACTGGCTAAACTTCTGACCCCTTCTATTTATACCCATCCAATTCCGGCTCATGCTGTTGCTTATACCCAGCCTTATGAATCTTCGGAGATTCTTTTGGAACATTCCGAGTTTTTCTTCCGTAAGCAGATGACTTCCACGGTGAAATCAGAATCAGATAAACAGCTGAATATTCCTTTTACCCCCATTGGAAATGTCCGTATTAATAAAGCGCAGACTGCAGTGATGTTTGTAGGAAATACATGTTATAGTGTTGATGACAGACTGAATAAAATACCTGTCGCAAGATTTCAGGGAAGACCGGAAGACTATAGAAAGGTTACAATAGGGGTGGATGTAAGTAAATACGCCAGTGAAAACTTTCCTAAATACCTTAGCATATTCTGCTCAAACCCAGCTTTTGAACATTTGGATTTCGTCTATAAACTATTACCTTATATTACCGTTTCCAGTAATGGGAATCCGTTGTTTGTGAGAGAAGGGTTAAGTTATCTTTCCAATAATCAGCAGGACGGATATGAGCAGATGTTCAGAGAACAGTCTATCCGAAATAAAGTTATTGAAGACATAAAAAGTATTTACCGTCATAAATTCATTGAAATTACAGGTATTTCAAGCAGCTTATTTTCAGAACCTGGAAAACTTCCGCAGAATCTTGATTTTCTGGCAGGAAAAGAAGAAATTACAAAACAGATCGGAGATAAGCGTTATCTATGGCTTACTTTCGAGTTTCCACCACAGTTTTCAGCAGAGATTCTCGATAACTTTTCATTCGTAATGAATGCTTTCCCTGTTTATAACAGAGGCTGGAAGAAAACAGAATATAGCCTTGATATCATGGGAAATAACATTCCTCTGGTAACTGATGAAGGTGAACATTTTCTGTATGTAGATGAGGTTCAGGATGGAGACGGGAGAAAATACACCGAAATTCCATTCACTCCAGCGGATGATCTTAAAAAAGGCTTGTATACCGTAAGAAAAGGAGGTATGGAGCGATTCACCAACAGAAATGCAGTAGATATGATTGCCAATGTACTGGAACTGACAAGGGATGAGATTGCTGCTTTTTCCCTTTTAAACAGGGATAATGTGAAAGGGGTATTAAGCGAGATGTCCGATAAAATGAAATCGATGGTGCAGAAAGTGAACAATGCCAAAAGAAGCATCAGACAGGAACTGAATTATGTAATTATGGAGCCTGTAGAAAAAACAGATCATACTTATGCTTCTTTCTGGATCACTCACTGCACACTGGCCAATCATATGCGTTCAGGAACAGAACTTTCCAATCAGCTAAAATCCCAGACCGTGATCCTGCTTACCGAAACCATCGGAGGTTCCGAAGAGCAGAAAGGAACAGACAGTATTCAGGCGTATAAATATGCATTAACAACCAGAGACAAAATAATTTCTTTGGAAGATGTAAAAAACTACTGCAGAATGATTCTTAAGGATGAGCTGAAGGAAGTAAGGGTAAGAAGAGGAACCATGATCAGCAACAGACCAAAAGAAGGCTTTGTAAGAACTGTGGAAGTTGAGATTATTCCACAGAATTATTCGTTCTATGGAAGAGCGTATTGGGAAAACATGGCCAATATTCTCAGAAATCAGATCATAGCAAAAGCCATAGACGGTATTGAATATGTTGTGAAAATCAGCAATGAAGACACAGACTACCAGGATATGTAA
- a CDS encoding GPW/gp25 family protein, with protein sequence MDTPNYRMPFVPSTLMTEGGSIDTCDMGESIAHNIMLLITTKKGENRYDENYGNDVWNLEFDNGVTSAVWENVFVKSLRRQILEYEPRIVQPQIDAHIQIVEHSYDTKEHTEIKKKVRIAINAKMEETGERFSFSTELFLSPMSID encoded by the coding sequence ATGGATACACCAAATTACAGAATGCCTTTTGTCCCGTCTACATTAATGACGGAGGGCGGAAGCATTGATACATGCGATATGGGGGAAAGCATTGCCCACAATATCATGCTGCTGATCACCACAAAAAAAGGCGAAAACCGATATGATGAAAATTATGGAAACGACGTTTGGAACCTGGAATTCGATAATGGAGTTACCAGCGCCGTTTGGGAGAACGTCTTTGTTAAAAGTCTCAGAAGACAGATCCTGGAATATGAACCACGGATTGTGCAGCCTCAGATTGATGCCCATATCCAGATTGTAGAACATAGCTACGATACCAAAGAACATACAGAAATCAAAAAGAAAGTAAGAATTGCCATTAATGCCAAAATGGAGGAAACAGGAGAGCGCTTCAGCTTTTCCACAGAACTATTCTTAAGCCCGATGTCTATTGACTAA
- a CDS encoding APC family permease — translation MQKKLKLWDAIMLVMGSMIGSGIFIVSADMMRNLGSGFWLIVVWIITGIMTVAAAISYGELSALFPKAGGQYTYLKEIFGRKMGFLYGWGLFTVIQTGTIAAVAMAFGKFTAYLVPSLNDAAPIFQSGEFKITWIQILAIAVILLLTYINTRGVESGKLLQNVFTGSKIIALAGLIAAGFILVNISHLSENFSLGMESFNNLKKDLSGNFLKEGWESISGMTLLGGIAAAMVGSVFSSVAWESVTFVSGEIENPKKNVVKAMIYGTSAVMILYLAVNFVYLNALDRESIAFAANDRVAVAASQNIFGSAGTIIIALLVMVSTFGCNNGLILAGARVFQTMAKDGMFFKSAVENNKNEVPANALWMQGVWASLLCLSGQYGNLLDMISFVIVLFYMITVFGVIYLRFKKPDLERPYKTWLYPVTPVIYLLIGTGFCVLLLIYKQQYTWPGFIMVLLGLPVYYFINRKNKTESQQE, via the coding sequence ATGCAGAAAAAACTGAAACTTTGGGACGCCATTATGCTTGTGATGGGGTCTATGATCGGAAGCGGAATCTTTATTGTAAGCGCAGATATGATGCGGAATTTAGGCTCCGGGTTCTGGTTGATTGTCGTATGGATTATTACAGGAATTATGACGGTAGCAGCAGCAATCAGCTATGGCGAACTGTCGGCTCTGTTTCCTAAAGCCGGGGGACAGTACACTTATCTTAAAGAAATTTTTGGCCGAAAGATGGGATTTCTTTACGGATGGGGACTTTTTACAGTGATTCAGACCGGGACGATTGCAGCAGTAGCCATGGCTTTTGGTAAATTTACAGCCTATCTCGTTCCTTCATTAAATGATGCAGCACCCATTTTTCAGAGTGGAGAATTTAAAATTACCTGGATACAGATTCTGGCGATAGCGGTTATTCTTCTTCTTACTTATATCAATACAAGAGGAGTGGAAAGTGGAAAATTGCTCCAGAATGTATTTACAGGATCGAAAATCATTGCCTTGGCCGGACTGATTGCAGCTGGATTTATTCTGGTGAATATTTCTCATTTATCCGAAAATTTCAGTTTGGGGATGGAATCATTTAACAATCTTAAAAAAGATCTTAGTGGTAATTTTCTTAAAGAAGGCTGGGAATCGATTAGCGGAATGACCCTTCTGGGCGGAATTGCAGCAGCCATGGTAGGTTCCGTTTTCAGTTCTGTAGCCTGGGAAAGTGTAACATTTGTTTCCGGAGAAATTGAAAACCCTAAGAAAAATGTAGTAAAAGCAATGATTTACGGAACTTCAGCTGTAATGATCCTTTATCTGGCCGTTAATTTTGTATATCTGAACGCTTTGGACAGGGAAAGTATTGCTTTTGCAGCCAATGATAGAGTAGCGGTGGCAGCATCTCAGAATATTTTCGGAAGCGCAGGAACTATTATTATTGCTTTGCTGGTCATGGTTTCTACTTTTGGGTGTAATAATGGACTGATTCTGGCTGGAGCACGTGTTTTCCAGACGATGGCAAAAGACGGAATGTTCTTTAAATCAGCAGTTGAAAATAATAAAAATGAGGTACCTGCCAATGCTTTATGGATGCAGGGAGTTTGGGCTTCCTTACTATGTCTTAGCGGACAATACGGCAACCTGTTGGATATGATTTCTTTTGTAATCGTTTTATTCTATATGATTACTGTTTTCGGGGTAATTTATTTGAGATTCAAAAAACCGGATCTGGAACGACCTTACAAAACATGGTTATATCCGGTAACTCCCGTTATCTATCTGCTGATAGGAACAGGATTTTGTGTACTTCTATTGATCTATAAACAGCAGTATACCTGGCCAGGATTTATCATGGTTCTGCTAGGACTTCCGGTATACTATTTTATCAACCGGAAAAATAAGACAGAGAGCCAACAGGAATAA
- a CDS encoding DUF4920 domain-containing protein, translating to MKFKVILLAAAVSVSTLAFAQETKKFGPPAGNAVVGDAYGAGVASSSESKAISVEKLSKKLKKDNKKVENVAIKGKVTDVCEKKGCWLTIQTEDDSQFFVKMKDYAFFVPTALKGKNVVLEGNAERKVTSIDEQKHYAEDAKKPQAEIDAITKPKEEIRFVANGIKVVN from the coding sequence ATGAAATTCAAAGTTATATTATTGGCTGCTGCTGTAAGTGTATCTACTTTAGCTTTTGCACAGGAGACAAAAAAATTTGGTCCACCTGCAGGAAATGCTGTTGTTGGTGATGCTTACGGAGCAGGAGTTGCTTCTTCTTCTGAATCTAAGGCAATATCTGTAGAAAAATTAAGCAAAAAGCTTAAAAAAGATAATAAGAAAGTAGAAAACGTAGCCATTAAAGGTAAAGTAACTGATGTATGTGAGAAAAAAGGATGTTGGCTTACCATCCAGACTGAGGATGATTCTCAGTTTTTCGTAAAAATGAAGGATTATGCTTTCTTTGTTCCTACTGCTTTAAAAGGAAAGAATGTTGTGCTTGAAGGTAATGCAGAAAGAAAAGTAACTTCTATAGATGAGCAGAAACACTATGCAGAAGATGCTAAAAAACCACAGGCTGAAATTGATGCGATCACTAAACCTAAGGAAGAGATCAGATTTGTAGCCAACGGAATCAAAGTGGTTAACTAG